One window of Clostridia bacterium genomic DNA carries:
- a CDS encoding 4Fe-4S binding protein — MSKERRDKTITPDIKWEEITRGGNIYHAGNAKDFKTGDWRSMKPIWKPDKCTQCLLCWPVCPDTSIPVKDKKRLDFDYDHCKGCGVCVSVCPFDAIDFVEEGK, encoded by the coding sequence ATGAGCAAAGAACGAAGAGATAAAACCATTACCCCAGATATAAAATGGGAAGAAATAACCAGAGGCGGAAACATATATCATGCTGGAAATGCAAAAGATTTCAAGACGGGTGATTGGCGTTCTATGAAGCCTATATGGAAGCCTGATAAATGTACACAATGCCTACTTTGTTGGCCTGTATGCCCTGATACATCTATTCCTGTTAAAGATAAGAAAAGATTGGATTTTGATTACGATCACTGCAAAGGGTGTGGAGTTTGCGTGAGTGTATGTCCATTTGATGCTATAGATTTTGTAGAAGAAGGTAAATAA
- a CDS encoding thiamine pyrophosphate-dependent enzyme, with amino-acid sequence MAYKFKETSAKRERLTGGHRMCAGCGAPVAVRTVLRALKDEDHAVIGCATGCLEVSTSIYPYSAWEDSFIHSAFENAGATVSGVEAAYTSLKRQGKIDKTTKFIAFGGDGGTYDIGLQSLSGAMERGHDMVYVCYDNGAYMNTGIQRSSATPKYANTTTSPAGTVIPGKQQYRKDLTSIMAAHHLPYVAQSAPMKNFKDLYEKSEKAIYTEGPAFLNVLAPCPRGWRYDTPKLMDIIQAAVDTCFWPLYEVVNGEYRLTYKPRKKLPIEEWLRPQGRFKHLFKPQNKHLIQEIQQEVDDRWKHLLELCGETE; translated from the coding sequence GTGGCTTATAAATTTAAGGAAACATCTGCAAAGAGAGAAAGATTAACTGGTGGACATAGAATGTGTGCTGGCTGCGGAGCACCTGTAGCGGTTAGAACAGTATTGAGAGCGTTGAAGGATGAAGACCATGCGGTTATAGGTTGTGCAACAGGTTGTTTAGAAGTATCTACTTCAATTTATCCGTATTCTGCCTGGGAAGATTCTTTTATACACAGTGCTTTTGAAAATGCAGGGGCTACCGTTTCAGGTGTGGAAGCGGCCTATACTTCCCTTAAAAGACAGGGGAAAATAGATAAAACAACTAAGTTCATCGCATTCGGAGGAGATGGGGGTACTTATGATATCGGATTGCAATCTCTGTCCGGTGCGATGGAAAGAGGACATGACATGGTATATGTATGCTATGATAATGGTGCGTATATGAATACAGGTATTCAGCGTTCTTCAGCTACACCCAAATATGCCAATACGACTACTTCACCTGCTGGGACGGTTATTCCCGGTAAACAGCAGTACAGAAAAGATTTGACTTCAATCATGGCAGCCCATCATCTGCCCTATGTAGCACAGAGCGCTCCCATGAAGAACTTTAAGGATCTGTATGAAAAATCAGAAAAGGCTATATACACAGAAGGACCTGCGTTCTTGAATGTTTTAGCTCCCTGTCCGAGAGGATGGAGATACGATACTCCTAAACTGATGGATATAATTCAGGCTGCTGTGGACACATGTTTCTGGCCTTTGTATGAAGTGGTAAATGGTGAGTATAGATTGACATACAAACCTAGAAAGAAGCTTCCTATCGAAGAATGGCTAAGGCCTCAGGGGAGGTTTAAACATCTGTTCAAGCCTCAAAACAAACATCTGATCCAGGAAATACAACAAGAAGTAGATGACAGATGGAAACATCTGCTTGAATTATGCGGCGAAACTGAATAG
- a CDS encoding HD domain-containing protein — translation MRKKDGYTVYHCERVADLVIGYSKYYNLSPNLIKKLKYSAILHDIGKLIIPKRILLKKGELSGSEYNKIKQHPYAGYIIVRYILNMKDEASIIRMHHERIDGKGYPDHLKGNQINDLSKLLSICDAFDAMTNDRVYRKALDKNETIHELKQNSGTQFDKKILNKFLKYLDSKTTK, via the coding sequence ATGCGAAAAAAAGACGGATATACCGTATATCATTGTGAAAGAGTTGCGGATTTGGTCATAGGATACTCAAAATATTATAATCTATCACCAAATTTGATAAAAAAATTAAAATACAGCGCAATACTACATGATATTGGAAAATTAATAATACCAAAAAGGATACTGTTAAAAAAAGGGGAGCTAAGCGGTTCTGAATATAATAAGATAAAACAGCATCCCTACGCAGGATACATTATAGTAAGATATATATTAAATATGAAAGATGAAGCAAGTATTATAAGAATGCACCACGAAAGAATAGACGGCAAGGGATATCCTGACCACCTAAAGGGAAACCAGATAAATGATTTAAGCAAATTGCTTTCTATATGTGACGCCTTTGACGCCATGACAAATGACAGAGTATACAGAAAAGCACTGGATAAAAATGAAACCATCCATGAGCTCAAACAAAATTCGGGAACACAATTCGACAAAAAAATATTAAACAAATTTTTAAAATATCTTGATTCAAAAACAACAAAATAA
- a CDS encoding 2-oxoacid:acceptor oxidoreductase family protein — protein sequence MGKMVEIRWHGRGGQGAKTASLLLADAAFETGKYIQGFPEYGPERMGAPITAYNRISDERITVHSNIYQPDYVVVVDESLMASVDVAEGLKEDGAIIINTEKDVDEVKKHLKGVKGKVFTVDAKKISIETLGRYFPNTPMLGAVVKVSGIMEEKAFIQAMEGAFKHKFATKPEVIEGNMNALKRAMQEVKGL from the coding sequence ATGGGAAAAATGGTGGAAATCCGCTGGCACGGCAGAGGTGGACAAGGCGCTAAGACTGCCTCATTGTTACTTGCCGATGCTGCATTTGAGACCGGCAAATATATTCAGGGTTTTCCGGAATACGGTCCTGAAAGAATGGGAGCTCCTATCACAGCTTATAATAGAATAAGCGATGAGAGAATAACTGTCCATTCTAATATCTACCAACCTGATTATGTAGTAGTTGTTGATGAATCTTTGATGGCTTCAGTTGATGTTGCTGAAGGATTAAAGGAAGATGGAGCTATAATAATAAACACTGAGAAAGATGTTGATGAGGTAAAAAAACATCTCAAGGGTGTTAAAGGAAAGGTTTTTACCGTGGATGCAAAGAAGATATCTATTGAAACTCTAGGAAGATATTTTCCTAATACTCCTATGCTTGGTGCAGTAGTTAAAGTGAGCGGGATTATGGAGGAAAAGGCTTTTATCCAAGCTATGGAGGGTGCTTTTAAACACAAGTTTGCTACCAAACCTGAAGTTATTGAGGGTAACATGAATGCGTTAAAGAGAGCTATGCAGGAGGTGAAAGGGCTATGA
- a CDS encoding DUF4097 family beta strand repeat-containing protein, giving the protein MENNSNTVIRKKVGLITLAIMLILLGTVALVNKLSDTSILRDPYVFWPIFLILLGLEVIITKLVYDSKGKKIDIRLDFLSILIVCIILLFNSIFSGLSMFDLGSFFTSGFKYQYKTTAVFNDLPFEDVELLDVQNRFGNVYVTITDEQNAKIEADISLKPNAQVDEQKLKDMIKVYKGKTFSIKAQNLEAFDDSNSLGISYRIYVPAKDIGVKVQNSMGNVEINDIKGKIQIDNEFGNVEITNPAEDAMVKVKHGNIVLNSDKPIKSNYDMNTTFGDITMCVPCFEDVIINAEASYGNIQTIQDMKIDNHNNRTQAFYKNGTGQNKVILNVEHGCINFNIL; this is encoded by the coding sequence ATGGAAAACAATTCAAACACTGTTATAAGAAAAAAGGTCGGTTTAATCACTTTGGCAATAATGCTGATACTGCTAGGAACTGTAGCGTTGGTGAATAAATTGTCTGATACTTCAATATTAAGAGACCCCTATGTATTCTGGCCGATATTTTTAATACTTTTAGGGCTGGAAGTAATAATCACCAAGCTGGTATATGATTCAAAAGGAAAGAAGATAGATATAAGGCTTGACTTTTTGAGCATTCTAATAGTCTGTATTATTTTGTTGTTTAATTCTATTTTTTCAGGATTATCCATGTTTGATTTAGGCTCTTTTTTTACCTCAGGTTTTAAGTATCAATATAAAACCACAGCTGTTTTTAACGATTTACCATTTGAAGATGTTGAACTTTTGGATGTACAAAACAGGTTTGGAAATGTATATGTAACGATTACCGATGAGCAAAATGCTAAAATTGAAGCTGATATTTCCTTAAAGCCAAATGCTCAAGTAGATGAACAGAAGCTGAAAGATATGATAAAGGTGTATAAAGGCAAAACGTTTTCAATAAAAGCTCAAAATCTAGAAGCCTTTGATGACTCAAATTCCCTCGGCATCAGCTATAGGATATATGTTCCTGCCAAAGACATAGGTGTTAAGGTACAAAACAGCATGGGCAATGTTGAAATCAATGATATAAAAGGAAAAATACAAATAGACAATGAGTTTGGGAATGTAGAAATCACAAACCCTGCTGAGGATGCTATGGTGAAGGTTAAGCACGGGAACATAGTTTTAAATAGCGATAAACCGATAAAATCCAACTATGATATGAATACCACCTTTGGGGATATAACGATGTGTGTTCCGTGTTTTGAAGATGTTATAATAAATGCAGAAGCTTCTTACGGGAATATCCAGACAATACAGGATATGAAAATTGATAATCACAATAATAGAACCCAGGCCTTTTATAAAAATGGCACAGGACAAAACAAGGTAATTCTAAATGTAGAACACGGCTGTATAAATTTTAATATATTATAA
- a CDS encoding YaaL family protein, translating into MFKLYAKEYGHIKDDIKRAFVSFFGDTFGPQPEGDLEEGFVSDEYDNQRFVESVKQAKEEWMAAQSYFQNVSDPDLIDYAIYSVEACRKKYVYLLKQAKIKGVKGDFMNIQ; encoded by the coding sequence ATGTTCAAGCTTTATGCAAAAGAATATGGTCATATAAAGGATGACATAAAAAGAGCTTTTGTTTCGTTTTTTGGAGATACTTTTGGACCTCAACCCGAGGGCGATTTGGAAGAAGGATTTGTATCCGATGAATATGACAATCAGAGATTTGTAGAAAGTGTAAAGCAAGCTAAAGAGGAATGGATGGCTGCTCAAAGTTATTTTCAAAATGTATCTGATCCGGATCTTATCGACTATGCTATATACAGTGTTGAAGCCTGTAGAAAAAAATATGTATATCTTCTAAAGCAGGCCAAGATAAAAGGAGTAAAAGGCGATTTTATGAACATACAATAA
- the porA gene encoding pyruvate ferredoxin oxidoreductase — MAIRERLSGNEAVAYAMKQINPDVVAAFPITPSTEVPQYFSQFVANGKVDTEFVAVESEHSAMSACIGSQAAGARTMTATSANGLALMWEMLYIAASSRLPIVMSLINRALSGPINIHNDHSDSMGARDSGWIQLYSESNQEAYDNVIQAIRIGEHSDVLLPVMVCQDGFITSHAVENIDLLEDEKVKQFVGEYNVKDFLLNHKSPMAIGPLDLPPHYFEHKRQQAEAMRNAKKVILEVAQEYEKLTGRKYGLFEEYMMEDAEVAIVILNSSAGTAKATVDDLRNKGVKAGLVKLRVFRPFPADELAAALSKAKAVAVMDKADSFSAAGGPVFVETRSALFDAAENTKVVSYIYGLGGRDVKKEDIAEVYNDLLEIVETGEVKQTYNYLGVRE; from the coding sequence ATGGCGATAAGAGAAAGACTGAGTGGAAATGAAGCTGTTGCATATGCTATGAAGCAAATAAATCCTGATGTTGTTGCTGCTTTTCCTATAACTCCATCCACTGAAGTGCCACAGTATTTTTCCCAGTTTGTTGCTAATGGCAAAGTAGATACTGAATTTGTTGCTGTTGAGAGTGAACACAGTGCAATGAGTGCCTGTATAGGTTCACAAGCGGCAGGTGCTAGGACTATGACTGCAACTTCAGCCAATGGATTGGCGTTGATGTGGGAAATGCTTTACATAGCAGCTTCATCTAGATTACCCATAGTGATGTCTTTGATAAATAGAGCTTTATCCGGCCCTATAAATATTCACAATGACCATAGCGATTCTATGGGGGCTAGGGATTCCGGATGGATTCAATTATACAGTGAAAGCAATCAAGAGGCCTATGATAATGTAATTCAGGCTATTAGAATTGGTGAGCATTCAGATGTACTGCTACCTGTAATGGTATGCCAGGACGGTTTTATAACTAGCCATGCTGTAGAGAACATCGACTTGTTAGAGGACGAGAAGGTAAAGCAGTTTGTGGGAGAGTATAATGTGAAGGATTTTCTGCTCAATCACAAGAGCCCTATGGCAATAGGCCCGTTGGATCTACCCCCACATTACTTTGAACACAAGAGACAACAGGCTGAAGCCATGCGAAATGCTAAAAAGGTGATACTTGAAGTTGCTCAAGAATATGAAAAACTAACAGGTAGAAAATACGGTTTATTTGAAGAATATATGATGGAGGATGCAGAGGTTGCCATCGTTATACTCAACTCGTCAGCAGGTACCGCCAAGGCCACGGTAGACGATTTAAGAAATAAAGGCGTGAAGGCAGGCCTTGTAAAATTGAGGGTATTTAGACCATTTCCTGCTGATGAACTTGCAGCAGCCCTTTCAAAAGCAAAAGCAGTAGCAGTTATGGATAAGGCTGACTCGTTCTCTGCTGCAGGAGGACCCGTGTTTGTTGAAACTAGGAGTGCCCTGTTTGATGCGGCTGAGAATACAAAGGTAGTAAGCTATATATATGGTCTGGGAGGCCGTGACGTTAAAAAAGAAGATATTGCCGAAGTCTATAATGATCTATTGGAGATAGTGGAAACGGGAGAAGTTAAGCAGACATACAATTATCTTGGTGTGAGAGAATAG
- a CDS encoding cupin domain-containing protein — protein sequence MIEKVYTFNTSTEKLVEKIVDDDNLALNHMILPKDTGLPVHHANSNVYMMVVRGCLTLKLGEQPPKEYKAGQIVNIPYKTKMEPKNVHQDVLEFFVVKAPNPRDMK from the coding sequence ATGATAGAAAAAGTATATACATTTAATACTTCAACAGAGAAACTAGTAGAAAAGATAGTGGACGATGATAATTTAGCATTAAACCATATGATACTTCCAAAGGATACAGGGCTGCCGGTACATCATGCCAATTCAAACGTATACATGATGGTAGTTCGAGGTTGTTTGACATTAAAGTTAGGCGAACAACCACCTAAAGAATATAAGGCAGGGCAGATAGTTAATATTCCTTACAAGACCAAGATGGAGCCCAAGAATGTGCATCAGGATGTTCTGGAGTTTTTCGTTGTGAAAGCGCCTAATCCCAGAGATATGAAGTGA
- a CDS encoding uracil-DNA glycosylase, protein MSKHERLKDIEKQLGNQINEYFNTQYVPIVFGEGNTDARMVLVGEAPGKQEIEQKRPFVGQAGKNLQKFLDYLKIQRKDIYITNVVKFRPYKINPSTGRKINRKPNTEEIEICRNYLKAQINTIYPQLIVSLGNVPLQTLTDDNSIGIGQVHGTIIDIRLDDKEYKLFPLYHPASLIYRRSLIQTYNQDLDKLSDYLKSSI, encoded by the coding sequence GTGTCAAAACATGAAAGATTAAAAGATATTGAAAAACAATTGGGCAACCAAATAAATGAATATTTCAATACACAGTATGTACCTATAGTGTTTGGAGAAGGAAATACAGATGCAAGAATGGTTTTAGTAGGAGAAGCACCGGGGAAACAGGAGATTGAACAAAAAAGGCCATTTGTTGGTCAAGCGGGGAAGAATTTACAAAAATTCCTAGACTATCTTAAAATTCAAAGAAAGGACATATACATTACTAATGTAGTTAAATTCAGACCCTATAAAATAAATCCATCTACCGGAAGAAAGATTAACAGAAAGCCTAATACCGAAGAAATAGAAATATGCCGTAATTACCTAAAGGCGCAAATAAATACTATTTATCCCCAACTTATAGTGAGCTTAGGCAATGTACCCCTGCAGACACTTACAGATGATAACTCCATAGGCATTGGTCAAGTTCATGGAACTATAATAGACATAAGGTTGGACGATAAAGAATATAAACTCTTTCCCCTATACCATCCGGCTAGCCTCATCTATAGAAGATCTTTGATACAGACATATAATCAGGATCTCGACAAACTTAGCGATTATCTAAAATCTTCTATATAA
- a CDS encoding FapA family protein, whose product MIFTAFSAEEAIAKASAFYQCGENQLNIEIKRPPYRRFFGLIKRPGSYRVEYIDPEPRKNVNKGKHRDCSDGKVEIFCGKLKVSNPSTDGGKYASITSDDSNIQVFVNNEEVKGTTIVTEGDWIEFKPKTIEPYTDVRVNISDDGLEATLTIKKIPGKKYFAEDCKSQNSIYIRSNYKKIPAPGVSFDRCIDELIKANVQMKYINTQNIYELIKLEEGGSCVVAKGIPPIDGQDSEIKYLFSNKSYRNPDFDTDKKVDLLDHTIIPTVSVGEVLAIKSMPAIPGRNGETVTGRIIKAKPGKDSPLKAGKGTVLLDNGLKIVASTSGRPVLSRGVVSVIPVITILYTRT is encoded by the coding sequence ATGATATTCACTGCATTTAGCGCGGAAGAAGCAATCGCTAAGGCAAGTGCTTTTTATCAGTGCGGTGAAAATCAGCTGAACATAGAGATAAAAAGGCCTCCTTACCGCAGATTTTTTGGATTGATCAAAAGACCTGGAAGTTATCGTGTTGAATACATCGACCCTGAACCCCGTAAAAATGTTAATAAAGGTAAACACCGGGATTGTAGCGATGGTAAAGTGGAAATATTCTGCGGCAAACTCAAGGTGTCAAATCCTTCCACAGATGGCGGTAAATATGCTTCTATCACTTCAGATGATTCAAATATACAAGTGTTTGTCAACAACGAAGAAGTCAAAGGGACTACAATAGTAACAGAAGGGGATTGGATAGAGTTTAAACCGAAAACAATAGAACCTTACACTGATGTCAGAGTGAATATATCAGATGACGGCCTTGAAGCAACGCTTACTATTAAAAAAATACCGGGGAAAAAATATTTTGCTGAAGATTGTAAAAGCCAAAACTCCATATATATCCGTTCAAATTACAAAAAGATTCCTGCACCTGGTGTTTCATTTGACCGATGTATAGACGAACTTATAAAAGCAAATGTCCAGATGAAATATATCAATACTCAGAATATTTATGAGCTGATAAAATTGGAGGAAGGGGGCAGTTGTGTTGTTGCAAAAGGTATTCCTCCAATAGATGGCCAAGATAGCGAAATAAAATACCTTTTTAGCAACAAAAGTTATCGAAATCCTGATTTTGACACCGATAAAAAGGTGGATCTTTTGGATCATACAATTATTCCTACTGTAAGTGTAGGAGAAGTTTTAGCTATTAAATCCATGCCTGCAATTCCAGGTAGGAATGGTGAAACGGTAACAGGCAGGATAATAAAAGCTAAACCGGGAAAAGATAGCCCTTTAAAAGCAGGCAAAGGTACCGTTCTGTTAGATAACGGATTAAAGATAGTAGCCAGCACCTCAGGCAGACCTGTATTGAGCAGAGGGGTAGTTTCTGTTATTCCTGTTATTACTATACTATACACAAGAACATAG
- a CDS encoding rubrerythrin family protein has product MKSLKGTKTAENLMKAFAGESQARNRYTYYASTARKEGYVQISNIFIETAENEKEHAKRFFKFLKEDLNGEPVEISADYPVALGDTKFNLHAAAEGENEEWSDLYPEFAKVADQEGFKEIAEAFRRIADGEKAHEARFRKLLQNVENDTVFKKDKVVRWKCNNCGYIHEGKEAPEVCPACVHPQAHFEVFVETY; this is encoded by the coding sequence ATGAAATCACTAAAAGGAACAAAAACAGCTGAAAACTTGATGAAGGCATTTGCGGGGGAATCCCAGGCAAGAAATAGGTACACATATTATGCATCTACAGCTAGAAAAGAAGGATATGTGCAGATTTCCAACATATTTATCGAAACTGCAGAAAACGAGAAGGAACATGCAAAGAGATTCTTCAAATTTCTAAAAGAGGATCTAAACGGAGAGCCGGTAGAAATAAGTGCAGATTATCCTGTTGCTTTAGGTGATACAAAGTTTAACCTTCACGCAGCTGCTGAAGGAGAAAATGAAGAATGGTCCGATCTTTATCCTGAATTTGCAAAGGTGGCAGATCAGGAAGGGTTCAAAGAGATAGCAGAGGCATTCAGAAGGATTGCTGATGGAGAGAAAGCCCATGAAGCCAGATTTAGAAAGCTGCTCCAGAATGTAGAAAACGATACAGTATTCAAAAAGGATAAGGTTGTACGCTGGAAATGCAACAACTGTGGATACATCCATGAAGGCAAGGAGGCCCCTGAAGTTTGTCCCGCTTGTGTGCATCCTCAAGCCCACTTTGAGGTGTTTGTGGAAACTTATTAA
- a CDS encoding RNA polymerase sigma factor, which yields MVDEELVEQVQQGNIHLFNQIVEKYKNRMFKLAYSFTYNYTDCEDLCQEIFILAFKKINSFNFKCKFSTWMYRIATNRCIDWQRKNARINNKIISIDTNDDWTGRSFSICQTPEDDYINYEQNKALHDALATLDIKYRLPIIMYHFQGMKYREIGEVLEIKERTVETRIYRGKQKIRQILLENNLRGECYEMQSGKS from the coding sequence TTGGTCGATGAAGAGCTGGTAGAGCAGGTTCAGCAGGGGAATATTCATCTGTTTAATCAAATAGTAGAAAAATACAAAAATAGGATGTTTAAGCTGGCATATTCCTTTACTTATAACTATACAGACTGCGAAGATCTCTGCCAGGAGATATTTATTTTAGCTTTTAAAAAAATAAATTCTTTTAATTTTAAATGTAAATTTTCCACCTGGATGTATAGAATTGCAACTAATAGGTGTATAGATTGGCAGAGAAAAAATGCTAGAATCAACAATAAAATAATAAGTATAGATACAAATGATGACTGGACTGGTAGAAGTTTTTCCATATGTCAAACACCTGAAGATGATTATATAAATTATGAACAAAACAAGGCTTTGCATGATGCACTAGCCACATTAGACATAAAATATAGATTGCCTATCATAATGTACCACTTTCAGGGCATGAAATACAGGGAAATAGGCGAGGTTTTAGAAATCAAGGAAAGAACTGTAGAAACCAGGATATACAGAGGCAAACAAAAAATACGGCAAATACTTTTAGAGAATAATTTGAGAGGTGAATGTTATGAAATGCAGTCAGGTAAGAGTTGA
- a CDS encoding pro-sigmaK processing inhibitor BofA family protein: MLLGIKLTTILAYALGLVLLYFIGWLLFVPFKIVLKLIYNGIIGGIMLWLLNLVGGFFGLSVVINPLTALIAGFLGIPGVILIIILQFILV, translated from the coding sequence ATGCTTTTGGGGATAAAGTTAACTACTATTTTAGCTTATGCACTTGGTTTAGTGCTTTTATATTTTATTGGCTGGCTTTTATTTGTGCCCTTTAAAATTGTTTTAAAATTGATTTATAACGGGATTATAGGCGGGATCATGCTTTGGCTGTTAAATCTTGTAGGAGGTTTTTTCGGGTTGTCTGTAGTGATAAATCCTCTCACTGCTCTTATTGCAGGCTTTTTAGGTATACCAGGAGTTATACTTATAATTATATTACAGTTTATACTGGTATAG
- a CDS encoding tyrosine-type recombinase/integrase, with translation MTVEPVREKKKIDEIYKCLKRYNPKYALIFKFGINTGLRISDILPIQIKDVLDEDFKFREYLVIKEKKTGKEKKIKINQLLRRCIYNYCTEQDLQYDSYLFESQKGGHLGRIQVYRVLKNAATQVGVENFGTHSLRKTWGYWTYKLSKYNIGLIMDTFNHSSQSITLRYIGINQDEKDELYSIVQL, from the coding sequence ATGACTGTTGAACCAGTAAGAGAAAAAAAGAAGATCGATGAGATTTATAAGTGCTTAAAGAGGTACAACCCCAAATATGCCTTGATTTTTAAGTTTGGTATCAATACAGGATTGAGAATTAGCGATATATTGCCAATACAAATAAAAGATGTATTGGATGAGGATTTTAAATTTAGAGAGTATCTCGTTATAAAAGAGAAAAAAACAGGTAAAGAAAAAAAGATTAAAATAAACCAACTTCTAAGAAGGTGTATTTATAATTATTGTACAGAACAGGATTTACAATATGATAGCTATTTATTTGAAAGTCAGAAAGGAGGACATTTGGGAAGAATACAAGTATATCGAGTCTTGAAAAATGCTGCTACCCAAGTAGGGGTTGAGAACTTTGGGACCCATAGCTTGAGAAAAACTTGGGGTTACTGGACTTACAAATTGTCTAAATATAATATAGGTCTTATAATGGATACTTTTAATCACAGCTCACAAAGTATCACCCTTCGATATATAGGTATAAATCAAGATGAAAAGGATGAATTATATTCAATAGTTCAATTATAG
- a CDS encoding uracil-DNA glycosylase produces MLTLGELEEKIKGCSRCRLCKGRNSIVFGEGNEDADIMLIGEGPGRDEDIQGKPFVGKAGQLLTKILNAIDLDRGDVYIANIVKCRPPYNRVPTPDEAQACIPILRYQTAVIHPKIIVCLGSTAAKYIIHQDARITQIRGEWINRKGYWLMPTFHPAALLRDVSKKKLVWEDFKKIRDKYKEINSF; encoded by the coding sequence GTGCTTACTTTAGGGGAATTGGAGGAAAAAATTAAAGGATGCAGTAGGTGTAGGCTGTGTAAGGGCAGAAACAGCATTGTGTTTGGGGAAGGAAATGAAGATGCTGATATAATGCTGATAGGCGAAGGCCCGGGACGTGATGAGGATATACAGGGGAAACCCTTTGTAGGGAAAGCAGGACAGCTTTTGACCAAGATCCTGAATGCCATAGATTTGGATAGGGGTGATGTATATATTGCCAATATAGTCAAGTGCAGGCCACCCTATAATAGAGTTCCTACTCCCGATGAGGCACAAGCCTGTATACCAATTTTGAGATATCAAACTGCCGTGATACATCCTAAAATAATAGTATGCCTAGGTTCAACTGCTGCAAAATACATCATCCACCAAGATGCCAGGATAACTCAAATAAGAGGAGAATGGATAAATAGGAAGGGATACTGGTTGATGCCCACCTTTCACCCTGCGGCACTTTTAAGAGATGTGAGCAAAAAGAAACTTGTATGGGAAGACTTTAAAAAGATAAGAGATAAATATAAAGAGATAAACTCCTTCTAA
- a CDS encoding peroxiredoxin, which produces MEEVREYFKMPLIGDDAPSFKAVTTQGEINFPEDYKGKWVILFSHPADFTPVCTTEFMTFASMIDEFKELNTELIGLSVDSLHSHIAWLRTIKEKIEWKDMKNVEVTFPLIEDIKMEVANKFGMIQPNQSSTQAVRAVFIIDPQAKIRTILYYPLSTGRNFDELKRIIIALQKTDAEGIATPADWRPGDDVIIPPPGSCGAAEERMQAKDEDTYCLDWFMCFKKEN; this is translated from the coding sequence ATGGAAGAGGTAAGAGAGTATTTCAAAATGCCTTTGATTGGTGATGATGCACCTTCTTTTAAGGCTGTAACAACGCAAGGGGAAATCAACTTTCCAGAGGACTATAAGGGTAAATGGGTTATATTGTTCAGCCACCCTGCTGATTTTACTCCGGTATGTACTACAGAATTTATGACTTTTGCATCCATGATAGATGAGTTTAAGGAACTCAACACCGAGCTTATAGGTTTATCAGTTGACTCACTTCATTCTCATATTGCCTGGCTGCGTACCATAAAGGAAAAGATTGAGTGGAAGGACATGAAAAATGTAGAAGTAACTTTTCCACTGATAGAAGATATAAAGATGGAGGTTGCCAACAAATTTGGAATGATTCAACCTAACCAGTCTTCTACACAAGCAGTGAGGGCAGTATTTATCATCGATCCACAGGCAAAGATAAGAACTATTTTGTATTATCCGCTTTCAACAGGCAGGAATTTTGATGAATTAAAAAGAATTATAATTGCCCTTCAAAAGACGGATGCTGAAGGCATTGCAACTCCTGCAGACTGGCGACCGGGTGATGATGTGATAATACCTCCTCCAGGTTCTTGCGGAGCTGCTGAAGAGAGAATGCAGGCGAAAGATGAAGATACATACTGTTTAGATTGGTTCATGTGCTTTAAAAAAGAAAATTAA